The Victivallaceae bacterium genome contains a region encoding:
- the recR gene encoding recombination mediator RecR gives MSKYPPSLSKIILTLKQLPGIGFKMAERLAFDLLSWPKEKLQNITTVLESIPDHFDNCFDCGMLIEKKTDCSYCNSQTRDSSVMCIVAYPRDVFSIESSGTFKGIYYVLGSLFSPASGKKPIPGRIIKLREKISTIKTKEIVIAMDFTLEGDTTALYLKKELGDLGINITRLATGLPMGLSLDYIDSRTLAKAFSGRNVY, from the coding sequence ATGTCTAAATATCCTCCCTCACTCAGCAAAATTATTTTAACTCTTAAACAGCTTCCCGGAATAGGATTTAAAATGGCAGAACGATTGGCCTTTGATCTTCTTAGCTGGCCCAAAGAAAAATTACAGAACATAACGACCGTTTTGGAATCCATACCCGATCATTTTGATAATTGTTTCGACTGCGGAATGCTTATAGAAAAAAAGACGGACTGTTCATATTGTAATTCTCAAACAAGAGACTCTTCGGTTATGTGTATCGTAGCTTATCCCAGAGATGTTTTTTCAATAGAATCTTCAGGAACTTTCAAGGGTATTTATTACGTTCTCGGCAGTCTTTTCTCACCTGCATCAGGGAAAAAACCGATACCGGGGCGAATCATAAAATTACGAGAAAAAATTTCGACGATTAAAACCAAAGAAATCGTGATTGCAATGGATTTCACGCTTGAAGGCGATACTACTGCACTATATCTCAAAAAAGAATTGGGAGATTTAGGCATTAATATCACTCGACTGGCTACAGGATTACCTATGGGTCTGTCTTTGGATTACATCGATTCCAGAACCTTAGCAAAAGCTTTTTCGGGGAGAAACGTTTACTGA
- a CDS encoding beta-ketoacyl-ACP synthase III gives MKNQALILGTGSYLPEKILSNSDLEKLVETSDEWIVSRTGMKERRIAEKEEHASYMGAQAAQKAIEASGLRKEDIQCIIFTSSAPDYIFPSSGSLAQAYLGLFEIPAFDCSAACTGYLYGLSVAKAYIESGSYDNVLLIAADKLSSFVNYQDRNTCVLFGDGASACVISRKKTEDIVGSEIVQICLGTDGHLAGLLSLPAGGSRIPATADTVKQGLHFISMEGKEVFKHAVRRMEHASKKCLEDAHLSEDDLDWLVPHQANARIIDAIAKRFKISDDRVFKTVHKYGNTASSSVGIALDELLKQDLVHTNDHILLVAFGGGLSWGAAILRRL, from the coding sequence ATGAAAAATCAGGCGTTAATATTAGGTACGGGATCTTATCTTCCGGAAAAGATTTTGTCTAATTCGGATTTGGAAAAATTAGTCGAAACGTCTGATGAATGGATTGTATCCAGAACGGGAATGAAAGAAAGAAGAATAGCCGAAAAGGAAGAGCATGCCTCATATATGGGAGCGCAAGCCGCCCAAAAAGCTATCGAAGCTTCGGGTCTTCGTAAAGAGGATATTCAGTGTATTATCTTTACAAGTTCGGCTCCCGACTATATTTTTCCGAGCAGCGGCTCTCTTGCGCAGGCGTATCTCGGTTTATTTGAGATACCCGCTTTTGATTGTTCGGCAGCTTGCACGGGATATTTATACGGTTTGTCCGTAGCGAAAGCTTATATTGAATCAGGCAGCTACGATAACGTTCTTTTGATAGCTGCAGACAAACTTTCTTCATTCGTAAATTACCAAGATAGAAATACTTGTGTTTTATTCGGTGATGGAGCTTCCGCTTGCGTCATTTCTCGAAAAAAAACTGAAGATATCGTCGGATCCGAGATAGTCCAAATTTGTTTGGGAACCGACGGTCATTTGGCTGGTTTGTTGAGTTTGCCTGCAGGAGGGAGTCGAATACCGGCTACTGCAGACACGGTAAAGCAGGGTTTGCATTTTATTTCAATGGAGGGAAAAGAAGTTTTTAAACATGCCGTTAGAAGGATGGAACATGCCTCAAAGAAGTGTTTGGAAGATGCTCATTTGTCGGAAGACGATTTGGATTGGCTCGTTCCGCATCAAGCCAACGCCAGAATAATAGATGCCATTGCCAAACGTTTTAAAATTTCTGATGATAGAGTTTTCAAAACGGTACATAAATACGGAAATACGGCTTCCTCTTCCGTGGGAATAGCTTTGGATGAGCTTTTGAAACAGGATCTTGTTCATACGAATGATCACATATTACTTGTGGCTTTCGGAGGAGGGCTTTCTTGGGGAGCAGCCATCTTAAGACGGTTATAA